The Fusarium fujikuroi IMI 58289 draft genome, chromosome FFUJ_chr01 sequence AGATTACAGACCCCGAAGCCGAACCTGACGTAATGATGCCCGGGGTGAGCACAAGAGCATTCAGATTGATAATGGTATTCGGATTCATTTCGTTCCAATAGGGCTTAGCCTTGTCGattgaaaaaaaaaaagctattcCTCCGCGTATATAATAAGGAGTGACAGCAACAGTGTAAACAGACTCGAAACCACCGAGAGCAAAAATATGAAAGCCACCGAGCGTATTTCGCAATTCTGTATGCGTGCGATCCACGAGTCCGGCATTTCTGGATTTATAGGCTGATTAGCGAGTAGGCTTTGTATAAGCTCTTGAATAGGTGTTGGTAGAACGTCTGGATCTTCTGCCGCTGTTAACCGTATTAAAAGACTTCGGAGTCTGTGTTCTCTGATCATATTGAGCACAAACCCAGCTACCGGTAAGCTAAAAGCTCCTCCAAGACATCTGGAAGTGTACATAAGCGAGGTTGTCGGCGCTTGTATATCTGTCGGAATAGCTCCTAACAGCTTGACCAGGCTTATAGTTGTGACGCCACCGAATCCAAACCCCCATATGAATGTGAACACAAGCTGATGAATCCTGACGAAACCTGAATCAGTAGAAAGAGATATTCCAAAAGGTCCCATGCACATAACTACCGATGAAGCCAGTAATAAATGCGAGCTTTTGTGTCGGGATAGGAGCGCTCCTGTAAGTAGGGATCCTACCGCAGCGCCTATAGTCAGAGGGCTCAAGCACCAGCCCACAACTTCCAAAGAGACATCCTCCTGAAGAGACATGAGTATTGGTAAGTAAAATTCGCCAATAAAATAACTGAATAGTGATAGAAAGTTCATCAAACAGATATAACCAATGCTAGGGGGATTAGTAAGGAGCTTGAGTGGTAGTAAGGGTCTGTCAGCCACAAAAATACTGTGATAAATAAAACCTGAAAGGCTGATGCAGGATATAGTAAACCCAAATGCATTTACCATGAAATTCAGATTTGAGTTACCAAAGTCAAGTTGCTGAGCGGATGCCAATAACAATCCCAACCCTATGCATAGTAGTGTTGCTCCTACTATGTCCAAGCTCCCCTGGCCCAAACTTGTCCTTGGAAGAAGGGGGCAGTCCTCGCTATTGGTGCTTAGAAAACTCTCATTATCGGGACTTCTTCGCCCGCCCTGGACATCATTCGGCTCTGGTATGAGTACCGCTCCGACCATGAGAAGAAAGGCAGGGGCGATAAGAGTCAGAAACGATCCTCTCCAGGACCAGTAATAGGCCGTAAGCCCACCAAATATGCCCCCAAGTGAATACCCAGATGCAAatgtgatgttgttgatgcctTGCCAGAGTCCCCTCCTCTCTTTTGGGGTTATATCTGTTAAAATGATAGTAGGCATAATAGTGCAGGCGCCCCCTCCGACCCCAGATAGAAATCGGCCAGCCACGAGCACTGCAAATGATTTTGCAGTGCCACAGATAATATTCCCCAATAAAAGAGTTATACATCCAATCAATAAG is a genomic window containing:
- a CDS encoding related to VBA1-Vacuolar Basic Amino acid transporter gives rise to the protein MPDSESCYGRANAHNAAPSAPAYQAFRLSRSRFVLILSILLLANLVGAFDGTIVATLTRVIMDDLGASSVIAWLGASYLIATALVQPLCGQFSDIYTRRTCLLIGCITLLLGNIICGTAKSFAVLVAGRFLSGVGGGACTIMPTIILTDITPKERRGLWQGINNITFASGYSLGGIFGGLTAYYWSWRGSFLTLIAPAFLLMVGAVLIPEPNDVQGGRRSPDNESFLSTNSEDCPLLPRTSLGQGSLDIVGATLLCIGLGLLLASAQQLDFGNSNLNFMVNAFGFTISCISLSGFIYHSIFVADRPLLPLKLLTNPPSIGYICLMNFLSLFSYFIGEFYLPILMSLQEDVSLEVVGWCLSPLTIGAAVGSLLTGALLSRHKSSHLLLASSVVMCMGPFGISLSTDSGFVRIHQLVFTFIWGFGFGGVTTISLVKLLGAIPTDIQAPTTSLMYTSRCLGGAFSLPVAGFVLNMIREHRLRSLLIRLTAAEDPDVLPTPIQELIQSLLANQPINPEMPDSWIARIQNCEIRSVAFIFLLSVVSSLFTLLLSLLIIYAEE